In Alosa alosa isolate M-15738 ecotype Scorff River chromosome 23, AALO_Geno_1.1, whole genome shotgun sequence, a single window of DNA contains:
- the nhp2 gene encoding LOW QUALITY PROTEIN: H/ACA ribonucleoprotein complex subunit 2-like protein (The sequence of the model RefSeq protein was modified relative to this genomic sequence to represent the inferred CDS: inserted 1 base in 1 codon) — MTKVKKEKSVAEEETXGTEKSYQELIANVNPIAQPLASKKLSKKLYKCVKKASKLKQIRRGVKEVQKFINKGEKGIVVLAGDTLPIDVYCHLPVMCEDRSLPYAYIPSKVDLGSSAGSKRPTCVIMIKPHDDYKESYDECMEEVSALPKAC, encoded by the exons ATGACCAAggtaaagaaagagaagagcgTCGCCGAGGAGGAGA GGGGAACCGAAAAATCTTATCAAGAGTTGATTGCTAATGTCAACCCAATTGCTCAACCTCTGGCCTCAAAAAAACTTAGCAAGAAGCTTTACAAGTGCGTCAAAAAAG CATCAAAACTGAAACAAATTAGACGGGGAGTGAAAGAAGTCCAGAAGTTTATAAACAAAGGAGAAAAAGG GATTGTGGTGTTGGCTGGGGACACCTTGCCCATTGATGTGTACTGCCACCTACCAGTCATGTGCGAAGACAGGAGTTTACCATATGCCTACATTCCTTCCAAAGTG GACCTTGGCTCCTCTGCAGGATCAAAACGACCAACTTGTGTCATCATGATCAAACCACATGACGATTATAAGGAATCCTATGATGAATGCATGGAGGAGGTCTCAGCGCTACCCAAAGCTTGCTGA
- the cnot9 gene encoding CCR4-NOT transcription complex subunit 9 isoform X1, which produces MLATGAAVTTALAQVDREKIYQWINELSSPETRENALLELSKKRESVPDLAPMLWHSCGTIAALLQEIVNIYPSINPPTLTAHQSNRVCNALALLQCVASHPETRSAFLAAHIPLFLYPFLHTVSKTRPFEYLRLTSLGVIGALVKTDEQEVINFLLTTEIIPLCLRIMESGSELSKTVATFILQKILLDDTGLAYICQTYERFSHVAMILGKMVLQLSKEPSARLLKHVVRCYLRLSDNARAREALRQCLPDQLKDTTFAQVLKDDTTTKRWLAQLVKNLQEGQVTDPRGIPLPPQ; this is translated from the exons ATGCTGGCTACAGGAGCA GCTGTAACCACAGCGCTGGCGCAAGTGGATAGAGAGAAAATCTACCAGTGGATCAATGAGCTGTCCAGTCCGGAGACCCGCGAGAATGCCCTGCTGGAACTCAGCAAAAAGCGGGAGTCTGTTCCCGACCTGGCCCCAATGCTCTGGCACTCCTGCGGAACGATTGCAGCCCTCCTGCAG GAAATTGTCAACATCTATCCCTCCATCAACCCACCAACTCTGACAGCTCACCAGTCCAACAGAGTATGCAACGCTTTAGCACTTCTCCAGTGTGTCGCCTCTCACCCGGAGACCAG GTCGGCTTTCCTGGCAGCACACATCCCCCTGTTCCTCTACCCCTTCTTGCACACAGTCAGCAAAACGCGGCCTTTTGAGTACCTACGTCTGACAAGCCTGGGAGTCATTG GGGCGTTGGTGAAAACAGATGAGCAAGAGGTGATCAATTTCCTGCTTACGACAGAGATCATTCCCTTGTGCCTCCGAATCATGGAGTCGGGCAGCGAGCTCTCCAAAACG GTTGCTACTTTCATACTGCAGAAGATCCTGTTGGATGATACAGGCCTAGCGTACATTTGCCAGACCTACGAGCGCTTCTCTCATGTGGCCATGATCCTG GGGAAAATGGTTCTGCAGCTCTCCAAAGAGCCCTCTGCACGTCTGCTGAAACACGTAGTGCGCTGTTACCTTCGCCTCTCTGACAATGCCAG AGCAAGGGAGGCCCTGCGCCAGTGTCTGCCTGACCAGCTGAAGGACACCACATTTGCCCAGGTACTGAAAGACGACACCACCACCAAGCGCTGGCTGGCACAGCTGGTGAAGAACCTGCAAGAGGGCCAGGTCACAGACCCCCGGGGCATCCCGCTGCCTCCCCAGTAA
- the cnot9 gene encoding CCR4-NOT transcription complex subunit 9 isoform X2, producing the protein MAVTTALAQVDREKIYQWINELSSPETRENALLELSKKRESVPDLAPMLWHSCGTIAALLQEIVNIYPSINPPTLTAHQSNRVCNALALLQCVASHPETRSAFLAAHIPLFLYPFLHTVSKTRPFEYLRLTSLGVIGALVKTDEQEVINFLLTTEIIPLCLRIMESGSELSKTVATFILQKILLDDTGLAYICQTYERFSHVAMILGKMVLQLSKEPSARLLKHVVRCYLRLSDNARAREALRQCLPDQLKDTTFAQVLKDDTTTKRWLAQLVKNLQEGQVTDPRGIPLPPQ; encoded by the exons ATG GCTGTAACCACAGCGCTGGCGCAAGTGGATAGAGAGAAAATCTACCAGTGGATCAATGAGCTGTCCAGTCCGGAGACCCGCGAGAATGCCCTGCTGGAACTCAGCAAAAAGCGGGAGTCTGTTCCCGACCTGGCCCCAATGCTCTGGCACTCCTGCGGAACGATTGCAGCCCTCCTGCAG GAAATTGTCAACATCTATCCCTCCATCAACCCACCAACTCTGACAGCTCACCAGTCCAACAGAGTATGCAACGCTTTAGCACTTCTCCAGTGTGTCGCCTCTCACCCGGAGACCAG GTCGGCTTTCCTGGCAGCACACATCCCCCTGTTCCTCTACCCCTTCTTGCACACAGTCAGCAAAACGCGGCCTTTTGAGTACCTACGTCTGACAAGCCTGGGAGTCATTG GGGCGTTGGTGAAAACAGATGAGCAAGAGGTGATCAATTTCCTGCTTACGACAGAGATCATTCCCTTGTGCCTCCGAATCATGGAGTCGGGCAGCGAGCTCTCCAAAACG GTTGCTACTTTCATACTGCAGAAGATCCTGTTGGATGATACAGGCCTAGCGTACATTTGCCAGACCTACGAGCGCTTCTCTCATGTGGCCATGATCCTG GGGAAAATGGTTCTGCAGCTCTCCAAAGAGCCCTCTGCACGTCTGCTGAAACACGTAGTGCGCTGTTACCTTCGCCTCTCTGACAATGCCAG AGCAAGGGAGGCCCTGCGCCAGTGTCTGCCTGACCAGCTGAAGGACACCACATTTGCCCAGGTACTGAAAGACGACACCACCACCAAGCGCTGGCTGGCACAGCTGGTGAAGAACCTGCAAGAGGGCCAGGTCACAGACCCCCGGGGCATCCCGCTGCCTCCCCAGTAA